The Nicotiana sylvestris chromosome 6, ASM39365v2, whole genome shotgun sequence genomic sequence TAGGCAATACTTACATAATATTCTCTGTATTATATTCAAAACATAAAAATTCTTATATTACTATTCATTATATAATTTTTCGTTTTCATTCTTAATCATTGCATAAAACAATCACCAAAAAAGCCTAAACGAGCCTTGCTGTTAGTTGTAATATTACATGCCTTATAAcagagaaaaaataatttttaaaaagtgCATACAGGCCAAAATTCTTTCAATTTCGTTAGGTCTTTTCCATTTCAAAGATGAATTACTATATTTTAAACAAAAAACcacgacaaaaaaaaaaaaaaaaacacagtcTGGTGCGTAAAGCATTGCGCAATCACACAAAGTAGAGAAAGGTCACATTTCAAAGGGTGTAATACAAGTATTAATAGCTGCTATCACAGTTCAAACTCGTGACTTATAGGTCACAAAAAAATAACTTTATGGGTTTCAAGGGTTCCTTCGAACCGTAACAAATAACAATGCCAAAATTAGATGAGAAGGCAATGAAGAATATTCAGTCAATCAGCACTGTCAATGAACCATGTAATACAAACACATTAAACCccaaaaatagaaaatgaaaaacTAGAAGAAGAACCTCCAACTTATGCATTTTTCATAAGAACACATTAAAGAAAAAGGCTCTAGTTCATTCATTTTTTATCACATAATGTTACTACTTTTTTGTGTACTGATTAATAGTAATCACTTTTACAAATAGAGTCAAATCACATTTCAAATTCAAAAGCTGTAATCTGGTTTACCAAATAATTTACTCCTCAAACCACCCAATAATCCTCCTTTCTTTACACTTCCTTTATCTTCCCCAGAAATACTTCcttgtttttcctcttctttctcttcttctccttcttcaacAAAAGCAGGATGAGTAAAAATGCTACTCAATAGTTGAGTTCCTCTTAGTGCATTTGTTAGTGGCAAATGTCCTTCTGGGGTTTCCTCATTTAATTCCCAAATAAATTCATTTGGAAATGCCCTGTAATTATACTGGTCTACTTCACTGCTTTCTAGTTTCTTCATCCAACCAACTTTAATAAAAAAACTAGTGAAATCTCTGTTCACTTTGTTCCATATTTTTTTCTGAACACTGTATCCAAATTTGTTGTCACTGTATTTTCTCCAAAGGGAATCAATTTCTTTGAGGTCAGATTCTTGAATGAACTGAACTTCAGAGAAGAAAACATAGCCTCGTTTGACTACTGCTTCTCCGGCTAAAACTATGAGTAGACGCCGAGTTTCCTCGTCAGCTTGTCTGAAGTCTTGAGCTGATAAGTGTTGTTCAAGAACGTCAAATGGGGTGGTGGGGGTAGTGGGGGTGGTGGTGGgggtggttctggtggtggaggAAAGTGAAAAAGTGATGAGATTGTGATTGGAAAATGAAGTTGAAGAGGGGTTTTTGGTAATTGGTTTGAGGAAAAaggaagaggaagaaaaagggCAATCAATAGAATGCCTTCTCCTTAATGTATGGTGGTGATGAATGGACTTGAAAGAATTAGTTGCCATTTTCTTGAGAGTGAATTG encodes the following:
- the LOC104230483 gene encoding tetrapyrrole-binding protein, chloroplastic, giving the protein MATNSFKSIHHHHTLRRRHSIDCPFSSSSFFLKPITKNPSSTSFSNHNLITFSLSSTTRTTPTTTPTTPTTPFDVLEQHLSAQDFRQADEETRRLLIVLAGEAVVKRGYVFFSEVQFIQESDLKEIDSLWRKYSDNKFGYSVQKKIWNKVNRDFTSFFIKVGWMKKLESSEVDQYNYRAFPNEFIWELNEETPEGHLPLTNALRGTQLLSSIFTHPAFVEEGEEEKEEEKQGSISGEDKGSVKKGGLLGGLRSKLFGKPDYSF